The following proteins come from a genomic window of Pseudomonas cichorii:
- a CDS encoding ArsR/SmtB family transcription factor, with protein MRPLFHPAIEDVQPQAILHALSDPNRAAILAKILTSGTVEACAAVSRLGDRVIPKSSLSTHIKILREAGLIRSERHGVEMRNHSRFPEVEKRFPGLVAAIINAYASAVVIDSPEALETSEPNGIGAHSFPNPDEIRG; from the coding sequence ATGAGACCTTTATTTCACCCTGCGATTGAGGACGTTCAGCCTCAAGCAATTCTTCACGCGCTGTCCGATCCAAACCGTGCAGCTATTCTCGCCAAGATCCTTACGTCGGGCACTGTCGAAGCCTGTGCGGCGGTTTCCAGGCTAGGGGATCGGGTCATCCCTAAATCGTCGCTGTCCACCCATATCAAGATCCTTCGCGAAGCCGGATTGATTCGCAGCGAGCGTCATGGTGTGGAAATGCGGAACCATTCACGTTTTCCTGAAGTGGAAAAACGCTTTCCAGGTCTGGTTGCGGCGATCATCAACGCCTACGCCTCGGCTGTCGTGATTGACTCACCAGAGGCTCTAGAGACGTCGGAGCCGAATGGCATCGGCGCACATTCGTTCCCCAACCCTGATGAGATCCGCGGATAA
- a CDS encoding lipocalin-like domain-containing protein, producing the protein MKTDWLRLAGLTLLLTACDPQPPPETGFAGMSNQADEYAQVKPGRVFSFPEDHGQHPGFRIEWWYITATLKDEKGQDFGVQWTLFRNALRPGTQATGWGDSTVWMGHAAATSATRHHAAERYARGGIEQAGVRLAPFSAWIDDWSLSSDSPTQNPLARMQLQASGKDFRYNLQLTSSKPLVLQGEQGYSQKSDLGQGSYYYSQPFFEASGSLEMDGKTHQVSGRAWLDREWSSQPLTANQTGWDWLSLHLAEGEHVMLYRMRHKNGEPYLSGTWIGADGTTQHLHARDIDMQPLNETEVAGRRLPTRWSIRIPGRNLDITTDALNPASWMGLSIPYWEGPVKVSGSQSGVGYLEMTGY; encoded by the coding sequence ATGAAAACTGACTGGCTGCGACTGGCAGGCTTAACGCTGCTACTCACCGCATGTGACCCGCAACCGCCTCCTGAAACCGGTTTCGCCGGGATGAGCAACCAGGCCGACGAATATGCTCAGGTCAAGCCAGGCCGTGTGTTCTCATTCCCCGAGGATCATGGCCAGCATCCCGGATTTCGTATCGAGTGGTGGTACATCACCGCCACCCTCAAGGACGAAAAGGGCCAAGACTTCGGCGTGCAATGGACGCTGTTCCGCAACGCCCTTCGCCCCGGTACACAAGCGACAGGCTGGGGTGACAGCACGGTCTGGATGGGCCATGCCGCCGCAACGTCCGCGACCCGACATCATGCAGCCGAACGCTACGCACGCGGCGGCATTGAGCAGGCAGGCGTCAGGCTTGCACCTTTCTCGGCCTGGATCGACGATTGGTCGCTGAGCAGCGACTCGCCAACGCAGAACCCATTGGCACGCATGCAGTTGCAGGCCAGCGGCAAGGACTTTCGCTACAACCTGCAACTCACCTCCAGTAAACCTCTGGTGCTGCAAGGTGAGCAGGGTTACAGCCAGAAATCCGACCTGGGCCAGGGCTCCTATTACTACAGCCAGCCCTTTTTCGAGGCCAGCGGCAGTCTGGAAATGGATGGCAAGACCCATCAGGTCAGCGGTCGCGCCTGGCTGGACCGAGAATGGAGCAGCCAGCCATTGACGGCCAACCAGACCGGTTGGGACTGGCTGTCCCTGCATCTGGCAGAGGGTGAACACGTGATGCTGTATCGCATGCGCCACAAAAACGGCGAGCCTTACCTGAGCGGTACCTGGATCGGCGCAGACGGCACGACCCAACACCTGCATGCCCGTGACATCGACATGCAGCCTCTGAACGAAACCGAAGTCGCCGGACGCCGCTTGCCCACCCGCTGGTCGATCAGGATCCCCGGCAGGAACCTGGACATCACCACCGACGCCCTGAATCCCGCGTCATGGATGGGGTTGAGCATTCCTTACTGGGAAGGGCCGGTAAAAGTCAGCGGGAGTCAGAGCGGGGTCGGGTATCTGGAGATGACGGGGTATTGA
- a CDS encoding ABC transporter permease, whose protein sequence is MRVFYWTVRALLSHWRRHPVQFFSLLTGLWLATSLLTGVQALNSQARESYQRASQMIGGEPQTSLTAPNGAAFSQDLFIELRRAGWPVSPTVQGRITLKGLEDQRLQLIGIEPVTLPSGSAVAGQTLDTRQVLDFLAPPGATWIAPQTLRALGLQEGQHPETHDGLTLPPLHIKKDMAPGVLLTDIGFAQPLLHLPGQLTRLLLPKEFAADNPALPPALSEQLVIKKSGEENNLQRLTESFHLNLNALGVLSFVVGLFIVHAAIGLALEQRRGLLRNLRASGVSARLLIAALALELGAMALLGGLLGVVSGYWLASLLLPDVAASLRGLYGAEVDGQLNLNIGWWLSGIALSLLGAFLAGANSLLRAARLPLLALANAQAWQQAHARWLRRQAWVAAASAAGALAAWLFGNSLGWGFVLISALLLSAALGLPVLLDALLSGLLKRSRSVLGQWFLADCRQQLPALSLALMALLLAMAANVGAGSMTSGFRQTFSHWLEQRLSAELYVTPQTPDQSREMQAWLGKQPAITAVLPNWQVPIQLQGWPADLFGIIEHETYRQHWVLLESTTEDPWNQLAHQDTLMLSEQLARRLKLGLGDTLSIPVPAGQWSPRIVAIYADYGNPKGHLLVNAKHLLEHWPHLAPIRFNLRIDHAATPPLVKELQSRFALDDNRIIDQSQLKYWSNQVFEHTFAATAALNSLTLGVAGVALFIGLLTQSQSRLGQLAPLWALGVTRRQLMLLNLGQTWLLAVLTLLLALPLGLMLTWCLNTVINVQAFGWRLPLQVFPLQLLQLMGLALLATLLASAWPLLKLQRTRPADLLRTFANEN, encoded by the coding sequence ATGCGAGTGTTTTATTGGACAGTGCGCGCCCTGCTCAGCCATTGGCGTCGCCATCCGGTGCAGTTTTTCAGTCTGCTCACCGGGCTATGGCTGGCTACCAGCCTGTTGACCGGTGTTCAGGCCTTGAACAGCCAGGCACGGGAAAGCTATCAACGGGCCAGTCAGATGATTGGGGGCGAGCCGCAAACCAGCCTGACAGCGCCAAACGGGGCGGCTTTCTCACAGGATCTATTCATCGAGCTGCGGCGAGCCGGTTGGCCGGTATCACCCACGGTGCAGGGTCGCATCACCCTGAAGGGGCTGGAGGATCAACGCCTGCAACTGATCGGGATCGAGCCGGTGACGCTGCCCAGTGGTTCCGCAGTGGCCGGGCAGACGCTGGATACCCGGCAAGTCCTCGACTTTCTCGCTCCGCCGGGCGCGACCTGGATTGCTCCTCAGACCCTGAGGGCACTTGGCCTGCAAGAGGGGCAGCACCCGGAAACCCATGACGGTCTGACCCTGCCGCCTCTGCACATCAAAAAAGATATGGCCCCGGGAGTCTTGCTGACCGATATCGGCTTTGCTCAACCGCTGCTGCACCTGCCCGGTCAATTGACCCGCCTGCTGCTGCCCAAGGAGTTTGCCGCTGACAATCCGGCTCTGCCTCCAGCCCTCAGCGAGCAATTGGTGATCAAAAAGAGTGGCGAAGAAAATAATCTGCAACGCCTGACCGAAAGCTTTCACCTGAACCTGAATGCGCTGGGGGTGCTGTCCTTCGTGGTCGGGCTGTTTATCGTTCATGCCGCGATTGGTCTGGCACTGGAACAACGTCGGGGTCTGCTGCGCAACCTGCGGGCGTCAGGCGTCAGTGCCCGCCTGCTGATCGCTGCGCTGGCTCTGGAGCTTGGGGCAATGGCTTTGCTCGGCGGGCTCCTGGGCGTCGTCAGTGGTTACTGGCTGGCCAGCCTGCTGCTACCGGATGTCGCGGCTAGCCTGCGTGGCCTGTACGGGGCCGAGGTGGACGGGCAGTTGAACCTGAATATCGGGTGGTGGCTCAGCGGCATTGCCTTGAGCCTGCTCGGCGCATTTCTGGCCGGGGCCAACAGCCTGTTGCGTGCCGCGCGCCTGCCACTGCTGGCTTTGGCCAATGCACAAGCCTGGCAACAGGCCCATGCACGCTGGTTGCGGCGTCAAGCCTGGGTTGCCGCTGCCAGTGCAGCCGGGGCTCTGGCGGCCTGGCTTTTCGGCAACAGCCTGGGCTGGGGTTTTGTATTGATATCTGCCTTGTTATTGAGTGCGGCGCTGGGGTTACCGGTATTGCTCGATGCGTTGCTGAGTGGATTGCTGAAACGCAGCCGTTCGGTCCTGGGGCAGTGGTTTCTGGCCGATTGCAGACAACAACTGCCAGCCTTGAGCCTGGCGTTGATGGCCCTGCTTCTGGCGATGGCAGCCAATGTCGGGGCCGGCAGCATGACTTCAGGTTTTCGCCAGACCTTCAGTCACTGGCTGGAGCAACGTCTGAGCGCAGAGCTGTACGTCACGCCGCAAACCCCGGATCAATCCCGAGAGATGCAGGCCTGGCTGGGCAAGCAACCCGCCATCACGGCAGTACTGCCCAACTGGCAGGTGCCGATCCAGTTGCAAGGCTGGCCTGCGGACCTGTTCGGCATCATCGAACATGAGACTTATCGCCAGCACTGGGTACTGCTGGAGTCGACGACAGAAGATCCCTGGAATCAACTCGCCCATCAAGACACCCTGATGCTCAGCGAGCAACTGGCCAGACGCCTCAAGCTCGGGCTGGGCGACACCCTGAGTATTCCTGTCCCGGCCGGTCAATGGTCGCCACGTATCGTGGCTATTTACGCCGACTACGGTAATCCCAAAGGCCACCTGCTGGTCAATGCCAAGCACCTGCTTGAGCACTGGCCACACCTGGCGCCCATTCGTTTCAACCTGCGCATCGATCATGCCGCCACACCGCCACTGGTGAAAGAACTGCAAAGCCGGTTTGCACTCGACGACAATCGCATCATCGATCAAAGCCAGCTCAAGTACTGGTCGAATCAGGTGTTTGAGCACACGTTCGCAGCCACTGCCGCACTCAACAGCCTGACTCTGGGTGTAGCGGGCGTGGCGCTGTTCATCGGGCTGCTGACGCAAAGCCAAAGCCGACTCGGACAACTGGCCCCGCTCTGGGCGCTGGGCGTTACCCGTCGCCAGTTGATGTTGCTCAATCTGGGCCAGACCTGGTTATTGGCGGTGCTGACACTCCTGCTCGCCCTCCCCCTTGGGCTCATGCTGACCTGGTGCCTGAATACCGTGATCAATGTCCAGGCATTCGGCTGGCGCTTGCCTTTGCAGGTTTTCCCCCTGCAACTGCTGCAATTGATGGGGCTGGCATTACTGGCAACCTTGCTGGCATCGGCCTGGCCACTGCTGAAGCTGCAGCGCACCCGGCCAGCCGACCTGCTCAGGACATTCGCCAATGAAAACTGA
- the mnmC gene encoding bifunctional tRNA (5-methylaminomethyl-2-thiouridine)(34)-methyltransferase MnmD/FAD-dependent 5-carboxymethylaminomethyl-2-thiouridine(34) oxidoreductase MnmC: protein MTITRHAQIDWDEQGNPHSRAFSDVYFSTESGLAETRHVFLVQNDLRERFTALPAGERLVIGETGFGTGLNFLCAWQLFQECAHPEARLHFVSVEKFPLNHADLQRALALWPELAAFAEPLLDQYIAVHEGFQRLVFDEGRVSLTLLIGDALHMLPQLDGQIDAWFLDGFAPAKNPEMWTPELFTELARLSAPEASIGTFTSTGWVRRALNAAGFKMKRVPGIGHKWEVLRGKFIAWPEEAPLPSPIKPWFARPAALQGERKALVIGAGLAGCATADSLAKRGWQVSLLERHAQPAQEASGNPQGVLYLKLSAHGTALSQLILSGFGHTRRLLERLQRGVDWDNCGVLQLAFDDKEAQRQQQLADAFPEELLHRLDQPSAEARSGVNLRWGGLFFPEGGWVHPPALCHSQVAHPNIKLIAHHEALELRRVDGQWQAWDQEQLIDSAPVVVLAGAADIKHFAQSADLPLKRIRGQITRLPQTDNSQVLRTVVCAEGYVAPTRLGEHTLGASFDFNSDDLNTNTADHLSNLQLLQEISEDLTERLGASELLPEQLQGRAAFRCTSPDYLPIVGPLADRESFIQAYAALGKDARQVPDIACPWLDGLYVNSGHGSRGLITAPLSAELIAAWLDNEPLPLPRSVAEACHPNRFALRGLIRRQGK from the coding sequence ATGACCATTACCCGCCACGCCCAGATCGACTGGGACGAACAAGGCAACCCGCATTCCCGCGCCTTTTCCGATGTGTATTTCTCCACCGAGTCCGGTCTGGCAGAAACCCGCCATGTGTTTCTGGTGCAGAACGATCTGCGCGAGCGGTTCACGGCTTTGCCTGCGGGCGAGCGACTGGTCATCGGTGAAACAGGTTTCGGCACCGGGCTGAATTTCCTCTGCGCCTGGCAGTTGTTTCAGGAATGCGCTCACCCCGAGGCTCGGCTGCATTTCGTCAGCGTCGAGAAATTCCCTCTCAATCACGCAGACCTGCAACGCGCCCTGGCCTTGTGGCCGGAGCTGGCAGCTTTTGCCGAGCCGTTACTCGATCAATACATCGCTGTGCATGAAGGCTTTCAGCGGCTGGTGTTCGACGAGGGGCGTGTGTCCCTGACGCTGCTGATCGGCGATGCCTTGCACATGCTGCCGCAACTGGACGGGCAGATCGATGCCTGGTTTCTCGACGGCTTCGCTCCGGCCAAGAACCCGGAAATGTGGACGCCGGAGCTGTTCACCGAACTGGCGCGACTGTCGGCGCCCGAGGCGAGTATTGGCACCTTTACCAGCACCGGCTGGGTTCGACGCGCCCTGAACGCGGCGGGCTTCAAGATGAAGCGTGTACCGGGCATCGGCCATAAATGGGAAGTGCTGCGCGGCAAGTTCATCGCCTGGCCTGAAGAGGCTCCACTGCCCTCGCCCATCAAGCCATGGTTTGCCCGACCCGCTGCCCTTCAGGGTGAACGCAAGGCGCTGGTGATCGGTGCCGGGCTGGCGGGTTGTGCCACGGCAGACAGCCTGGCGAAGCGCGGCTGGCAGGTAAGCCTGCTGGAGCGTCACGCCCAACCGGCGCAAGAGGCCTCGGGCAATCCGCAGGGCGTGCTTTATTTGAAGCTGTCGGCACACGGCACGGCCTTGTCGCAGTTGATCCTCAGTGGTTTCGGCCACACGCGACGGCTGCTTGAGCGCCTGCAAAGGGGTGTCGACTGGGACAACTGCGGCGTGCTGCAACTGGCTTTCGACGACAAGGAAGCCCAGCGCCAGCAGCAACTGGCCGACGCCTTCCCAGAAGAGCTGCTGCATCGGCTGGATCAGCCTTCTGCCGAGGCGCGCAGCGGTGTAAACCTGCGTTGGGGCGGGCTGTTCTTTCCCGAAGGCGGCTGGGTTCATCCGCCAGCGCTGTGTCATTCGCAGGTTGCGCACCCGAATATCAAACTGATTGCGCATCACGAAGCACTGGAATTGCGTCGCGTCGATGGGCAATGGCAGGCCTGGGATCAGGAGCAACTGATCGACAGCGCGCCGGTGGTGGTGCTCGCAGGTGCCGCAGATATCAAACACTTTGCGCAAAGCGCCGACCTGCCGCTCAAGCGCATTCGCGGGCAGATCACCCGCCTGCCGCAGACCGACAACAGCCAGGTGTTGCGCACGGTGGTCTGCGCGGAAGGTTATGTCGCGCCGACGCGACTGGGTGAGCACACCTTGGGTGCCAGCTTCGATTTCAACAGTGACGACCTGAATACCAATACCGCCGATCACCTGAGCAATCTGCAATTGTTGCAGGAAATATCCGAAGACCTGACCGAGCGTCTCGGCGCGTCGGAGTTGTTGCCGGAGCAGTTACAGGGACGTGCGGCCTTCCGTTGCACCAGCCCGGATTACCTGCCAATCGTCGGGCCGCTGGCAGACAGGGAATCGTTTATTCAGGCTTATGCGGCGCTTGGCAAAGATGCCCGACAGGTGCCGGACATTGCCTGCCCTTGGCTGGACGGGCTGTACGTCAACAGTGGCCATGGTTCACGCGGCCTGATTACTGCGCCATTGTCCGCCGAGCTGATCGCCGCCTGGCTGGATAACGAACCGCTGCCGCTGCCCCGCAGCGTGGCAGAGGCCTGCCATCCCAACCGGTTTGCCTTGCGGGGGTTGATTCGCAGACAGGGGAAATGA
- a CDS encoding ABC transporter ATP-binding protein, producing MLYVQNVFKSYPSAQGPVEVLRGIDLHLERGSSLALMGESGSGKSTLLHLVAGLDQIDSGTITVANQQLNSMSEARLANWRRTEIGLVFQQFNLIESLKTEDNLAFQARLAGRHDPLWQAQLIERLGLGDLLHRYPEQLSGGQQQRVAIGRALASRPALLLADEPTGNLDEATSDEVLQLLLDLLNDSSTSLLMVTHSSRVAERLAHKVTLHRGRLVAAGEG from the coding sequence ATGTTGTATGTGCAAAACGTGTTCAAGAGCTATCCCTCGGCCCAAGGCCCGGTAGAGGTGTTACGTGGCATCGATTTGCATCTGGAGCGTGGCAGCAGTCTGGCGCTGATGGGCGAGTCGGGCAGTGGCAAAAGCACCTTGCTGCATCTGGTGGCGGGGCTGGATCAGATCGACAGCGGCACCATCACCGTCGCCAATCAGCAACTGAACAGCATGAGCGAAGCCCGGTTGGCCAACTGGCGGCGAACCGAAATCGGTCTGGTATTCCAGCAGTTCAACCTGATCGAAAGCCTCAAGACCGAAGACAATCTGGCGTTCCAGGCACGCCTGGCCGGACGCCATGACCCGCTCTGGCAGGCGCAACTGATTGAACGTCTCGGCCTGGGCGATCTGCTCCATCGTTATCCGGAGCAACTGTCCGGTGGCCAGCAGCAACGGGTTGCCATCGGACGCGCACTTGCTTCGCGCCCCGCCCTGCTGCTGGCCGACGAACCCACCGGCAACCTCGACGAAGCCACCAGCGATGAAGTGCTGCAATTATTGCTGGACCTGCTCAATGACAGCAGCACCAGCCTGCTGATGGTCACTCACAGCTCCCGTGTCGCAGAACGATTGGCGCACAAGGTCACATTGCACAGGGGGCGCCTGGTCGCCGCAGGCGAAGGCTGA
- a CDS encoding glucose 1-dehydrogenase codes for MKKLEGKVAVVTGASKGIGAGIAKALADDGASVVVNYSSSKAGADAVVDYIKSIGGTAIAVQGDVSIAAEAQGLIEAAVKQFGQLDVLVNNSGIFDVAPVEHVTEDQYRRLFDVNVLGVILTTQAAIKHLAQGGSVVNISSSITRLRTPGTSVYTATKAAVDAISGVLAKELAPRKIRVNVVSPGFVVTEGTTAAGIVGSDMEAGIVSQTPLGRAGQPEDIARVVAFLASDDARFVTGENITASGGL; via the coding sequence ATGAAGAAACTTGAAGGCAAGGTGGCTGTGGTGACGGGGGCATCGAAGGGGATTGGTGCGGGTATCGCCAAGGCTCTGGCTGATGACGGTGCGTCAGTCGTTGTCAATTACTCGTCAAGCAAGGCGGGTGCAGACGCAGTCGTTGATTACATTAAATCGATCGGAGGTACAGCTATCGCGGTCCAGGGCGATGTTTCAATAGCGGCCGAGGCCCAGGGATTGATTGAGGCAGCAGTCAAGCAGTTCGGGCAACTGGACGTGTTGGTCAACAATTCTGGCATTTTCGATGTTGCGCCTGTTGAGCATGTCACAGAAGACCAGTACCGACGCCTCTTCGATGTCAATGTGCTAGGTGTGATACTGACTACCCAGGCGGCAATCAAGCATCTTGCGCAGGGTGGAAGCGTCGTCAACATTTCGTCTTCCATCACTCGCCTTCGTACACCTGGAACATCGGTCTATACAGCGACCAAGGCAGCTGTAGATGCAATTTCTGGCGTGTTAGCCAAAGAACTCGCTCCCCGAAAAATTCGAGTCAACGTTGTCAGTCCCGGTTTCGTCGTGACCGAGGGCACCACCGCTGCGGGTATCGTCGGCTCTGACATGGAAGCAGGTATCGTTTCGCAGACACCGCTCGGTCGTGCTGGCCAACCGGAAGATATCGCACGTGTAGTGGCTTTCCTTGCGTCTGACGATGCTCGTTTCGTGACCGGTGAGAACATCACCGCGAGTGGCGGCCTCTGA
- a CDS encoding aspartate/glutamate racemase family protein — MRIQVINPNTSDAMTHKIGLAAQAIARPGTQIIACSPEDGPVSIEGHFDEAIATLGVLEEVRKGREQQVDAHIIACFGDPGLLAAREYATAPVIGIAEAAFHMAALIATRFAVVTTLSRTRIIAEHLLQRYGFSELCTSVRCIDLPVLALEEGGPELIERMIDQARRARDEEGAGAIVLGCGGMADLPRQLSEAIGLPVVEGVSAAVKLAESLVDLGLTTSKHGDLADPIGKPFKGRFAYLSR; from the coding sequence GTGCGTATTCAAGTGATCAACCCCAACACCAGCGATGCCATGACCCACAAGATCGGGCTGGCCGCACAAGCCATCGCAAGGCCGGGCACGCAAATCATCGCCTGCAGCCCCGAGGATGGCCCTGTGTCCATCGAAGGGCATTTTGACGAAGCCATTGCCACGCTGGGCGTGCTGGAGGAAGTGCGTAAGGGAAGGGAGCAACAGGTCGATGCCCACATCATCGCCTGCTTCGGCGACCCCGGCCTGCTGGCCGCCCGGGAATACGCCACGGCGCCGGTCATCGGCATCGCCGAAGCGGCCTTTCACATGGCAGCCCTGATCGCCACCCGCTTTGCCGTCGTCACCACCCTGAGCCGCACCCGGATCATTGCTGAGCACCTGCTGCAACGTTATGGCTTCAGCGAACTCTGCACCTCAGTGCGCTGCATCGACCTGCCGGTCCTGGCCCTGGAAGAAGGCGGCCCGGAACTGATCGAACGCATGATCGACCAAGCCCGCCGCGCCCGTGACGAGGAGGGCGCCGGTGCCATCGTGCTGGGCTGCGGCGGCATGGCGGACCTGCCTCGACAACTGAGCGAAGCCATCGGCCTGCCCGTAGTGGAAGGCGTCAGCGCCGCCGTGAAACTGGCCGAATCACTGGTGGACCTGGGCCTGACCACCAGCAAACACGGCGACCTGGCCGACCCGATCGGCAAACCGTTCAAGGGGCGTTTTGCGTATCTGAGTCGTTGA
- a CDS encoding NCS1 family nucleobase:cation symporter-1 has protein sequence MTDQRPAGYSPRLHNEDLGPIPQKWTWYNIFAFWMSDVHSVGGYVFAASLFALGLASWQVLIALLVGICIIQVIANLVAKPSQQAAVPYPVICRLAFGVFGANIPAIIRGLIAVAWYGIQTYLASSALVIVVLRFFPELAAYQDVSFLGLSYLGWFGFLTLWVVQAIVFWSGMESIRRFIDWAGPAVYAVMFVLAGWIVWRAGWDNISFTLAEKELSGWAAFGQVIMAIALVVSYFSGPTLNFGDFSRYCRSMEDVRRGNFWGLPVNFLAFSLVTVVIVSGTLPIFGEMIHDPIATVARIDNTTAVLLGAFTFVTATIGINIVANFVSPAFDFANVAPSRISWRAGGMIAAVASIFITPWNLFNNPEVIHYTLDILAACIGPLFGILLVDYYLVKKQQIDVDALFNDTPSGRYWYTNGVNRVAVTALLLSALVGLCFTFIPWFKPIANFAWFTGCFLGGVLYYGLTLWPRKQPGNAGSPVVQN, from the coding sequence ATGACAGACCAACGCCCGGCCGGTTACAGCCCGCGCCTGCACAATGAGGATCTGGGACCGATTCCACAGAAGTGGACCTGGTACAACATCTTTGCCTTCTGGATGAGCGACGTGCACAGTGTCGGCGGTTATGTGTTCGCCGCCAGCCTGTTCGCTCTCGGGCTGGCGAGCTGGCAGGTGCTGATCGCGCTGTTGGTGGGCATCTGCATCATTCAGGTGATTGCCAATCTGGTGGCCAAGCCCAGCCAGCAGGCTGCGGTGCCCTACCCGGTCATCTGTCGCCTCGCCTTCGGGGTATTCGGGGCCAATATTCCGGCCATCATCCGCGGCCTGATCGCGGTGGCCTGGTATGGGATTCAGACTTATCTGGCGTCCAGCGCGCTGGTGATTGTGGTGCTGCGTTTCTTCCCGGAACTGGCCGCTTATCAAGACGTGAGTTTCCTGGGGCTTTCATACCTGGGCTGGTTCGGCTTCCTGACGCTCTGGGTGGTGCAGGCGATTGTGTTCTGGTCGGGCATGGAGTCGATCCGTCGTTTCATCGACTGGGCTGGCCCTGCGGTCTACGCCGTGATGTTCGTGCTGGCAGGCTGGATCGTCTGGCGTGCGGGCTGGGACAACATCAGTTTCACCCTGGCGGAAAAAGAGCTGTCCGGCTGGGCCGCCTTTGGTCAGGTGATCATGGCGATTGCGCTGGTGGTGTCATATTTCTCTGGCCCGACCCTGAATTTCGGCGATTTCAGCCGCTACTGCCGGAGCATGGAAGACGTGCGTCGCGGCAACTTCTGGGGCCTGCCTGTTAACTTCCTGGCGTTTTCCCTGGTCACGGTGGTGATCGTTTCCGGCACGCTGCCGATCTTCGGGGAAATGATCCATGACCCGATTGCGACCGTAGCCCGTATCGACAACACCACTGCCGTGCTGCTCGGTGCATTCACCTTTGTCACTGCGACCATCGGCATCAACATTGTTGCCAACTTCGTCTCGCCAGCCTTCGACTTCGCCAACGTGGCCCCGAGCCGTATCAGCTGGCGTGCAGGCGGGATGATCGCGGCAGTCGCTTCCATCTTCATTACCCCATGGAACCTGTTCAATAACCCGGAAGTGATTCACTACACCCTGGATATCCTGGCGGCCTGTATCGGCCCGCTGTTCGGCATTCTGCTGGTGGACTACTACCTGGTGAAGAAACAGCAGATCGATGTCGATGCCCTGTTCAATGACACACCCAGCGGTCGTTACTGGTACACCAATGGCGTGAACCGTGTGGCAGTCACTGCGCTGCTGCTGAGTGCACTGGTGGGCCTGTGCTTTACCTTCATTCCCTGGTTCAAGCCGATTGCCAACTTCGCCTGGTTCACGGGTTGTTTCCTGGGTGGCGTGTTGTATTACGGCCTGACCCTGTGGCCGCGCAAGCAGCCTGGGAATGCGGGCAGCCCGGTCGTCCAGAACTGA
- a CDS encoding DUF3829 domain-containing protein, whose amino-acid sequence MISSRAFVVAVCVFLGIAWLHQILVPSREKPESVSTQLLKMNKCLAYSDTLLRIRYHFYQTRFDDVIARNPSPSRTFSGFGMGSVEKDSTSPCSFYVSGVHKWNSLLDIAAYDYIQAYDNLRPEARKVEQLYVERYPEIPIARQLNELITQRMDELYERAPAFNQALEQPMLQLRSKQLKQIEQRLGRDQHWHTLNFMLMARLAINQLDEQAGSQRLTPEQVQALHRSLLAAWSDAEDYFKTLPRLTSAGGGKPVWRKISEPAKTWIDTLATLQQHWTTRAEPEQLSNDFIAVDNGYDRMWTLYNLAAFGKY is encoded by the coding sequence ATGATCAGTAGTCGCGCCTTTGTTGTCGCCGTATGCGTGTTTCTGGGGATTGCCTGGCTGCACCAGATACTCGTTCCTTCTCGCGAAAAACCAGAGTCTGTATCAACCCAGTTGCTGAAGATGAACAAATGCCTGGCTTACAGCGATACGTTGCTGCGCATTCGTTATCACTTTTACCAAACCCGTTTTGACGATGTGATCGCTCGCAATCCCTCTCCAAGCCGGACGTTCAGCGGCTTCGGCATGGGCTCTGTCGAAAAAGACTCTACAAGTCCCTGCTCCTTTTATGTGAGCGGCGTGCACAAATGGAACAGCCTTCTGGACATTGCCGCTTATGATTACATCCAGGCCTATGACAATCTGCGCCCTGAAGCCCGTAAGGTCGAACAACTGTACGTTGAGCGATACCCCGAGATACCGATTGCGCGCCAGCTCAATGAGTTAATCACTCAAAGAATGGACGAGTTGTACGAACGTGCGCCCGCCTTCAATCAGGCGCTCGAACAGCCAATGCTGCAATTGCGCAGCAAACAACTCAAGCAAATCGAACAACGCCTCGGGCGTGATCAGCACTGGCACACGCTCAATTTCATGCTGATGGCGCGCCTGGCAATCAATCAACTGGATGAGCAGGCTGGCAGTCAGCGCCTGACTCCCGAGCAGGTTCAGGCCTTGCACCGCTCATTGCTGGCAGCCTGGAGCGACGCTGAAGACTACTTCAAGACCTTGCCACGCCTGACCTCAGCCGGAGGCGGTAAACCTGTGTGGCGCAAGATCAGCGAGCCGGCCAAGACCTGGATCGACACCTTGGCTACCCTGCAACAACACTGGACCACTCGGGCAGAGCCCGAGCAATTGAGTAACGATTTCATCGCCGTAGACAACGGCTATGACCGGATGTGGACGCTCTATAACCTGGCTGCATTTGGCAAGTATTGA